GAATCATCGTATCTTCATCTGCGTCTTTCAGCTTTTCTTTCATGTTCTGCTCTCTATACTTTTTCCCGCTCGTGTTAAAGAACTTCTTGGCAGGTTTTCCGCTTTTAGAGACCAGGTCTTTCAATTGCTCTTCTGAAGGTGGCTCTTCGACAATATGTACAGCTTTATAGTCCACCCCGTTTTCATCGAACCACTTTTTTGCCTTTTTACAGGTTCCGCAGTTCGGATACCAATAGAAGGTTACAGTCATACAAAACGCTCCTTCCTTCTTATTGTATTTTATTCTATCACATTGCCAGGTTATATTTCATGGTGATTTTTTTGCACAAATGAAAAGAACCCTGCACTTCCATCGATCAAGGAAGAACAGGGCGCCTTCTTCACGCAGTTTATACGATATATTTTTCTGCTTCGATCAGAGCTTTAGCAATTTCCCGTTTCTTGGCGATGACATTTGTAGGAGTGTAACGGGTAAGTTTTCGCAGTGCCCCAAGCATCATTCGTAAAGAATCCCCACTGTCTGCAGCGATCAGTGTTTCCTTAGCATGTGCTTCTAGACGGTTGAACGCTTCCTGCACATAAACTTGCGTGTACAACAACTTTTGTTTACTATTCTCTTCTCCTACTTTATCCATCGCTTTTTCTGTTCGGAGAACGGCAGATTCCATATTGTATACCTCTCCGACCATATCAGCAATATTCACAAGAACTTCCTGCTCACTTTCCAGCTTCTCCCCAAACTTCTGAGCAGCAACGCCGGCAGCAAGAAGACCGATTTTCTTAGCATTGGCAACCAGATATTTCTCTTGAGCAAGTGGTTCTGTGCCAGGCTCTTCCGGCATCATCGTCATGATTTCTTCCTGCAGCTTCTGTGCTTTCTGAAGCAGCGGCAGTTCACCTTTCATCGCTTTTTTCAGCAGCGTACCGGGAACAATCATCCGGTTGATCTCGTTGGTTCCTTCAAAAATACGGTTGATCCTTGAATCCCGGTAAATCCGCTCTACTTCATACTCAGCCATAAAGCCATACCCGCCGTGAATTTGTACCGCTTCATCAACGGCAAAGTCCAGCAGTTCCGTCGCGAACACTTTGTTCAAGGAGCATTCAATAGCATACTCTGCAATGACCTTCGCTACAGCGGCACCATC
This sequence is a window from Bacillus sp. SB49. Protein-coding genes within it:
- a CDS encoding arsenate reductase family protein, which translates into the protein MTVTFYWYPNCGTCKKAKKWFDENGVDYKAVHIVEEPPSEEQLKDLVSKSGKPAKKFFNTSGKKYREQNMKEKLKDADEDTMIQWLASDGMLIKRPVVTDGTRVTVGFKAEEFEENWLP